One genomic segment of Arthrobacter sp. Marseille-P9274 includes these proteins:
- a CDS encoding carboxylesterase: MTMMEPVPPFTSPGHGPNSRIGIVLSHGFTGSPRSLQDWAEYLSAQGYAVRLPLLPGHGTTWQELARTPWRQWYDAVERAYDELARERTAVFAAGLSMGGALALRLAASRPVAGVIAVNPGLTFANPAARFAGVLRYFIRSTPAIANDIRKPGMDELAYARTPTAAVHQLGLLFADTASALPRVTAPALVFRSAVDHVVPESSTDLLRRRIGSAEVEVVELDNSYHVATMDHDAELIFERSAAFIASVAGRKHAHV; this comes from the coding sequence ATGACCATGATGGAGCCAGTCCCTCCGTTCACCAGCCCCGGCCACGGTCCGAATTCGCGCATTGGCATTGTCCTCAGCCACGGTTTTACGGGCTCGCCGCGAAGCCTGCAGGACTGGGCGGAGTACCTGTCCGCGCAGGGATATGCGGTGCGCCTGCCGCTGTTGCCCGGCCATGGCACGACCTGGCAGGAGCTGGCCCGCACGCCGTGGCGGCAGTGGTACGACGCCGTCGAACGGGCTTATGACGAACTCGCCCGAGAGCGCACCGCTGTCTTCGCCGCCGGGCTGTCCATGGGCGGTGCCCTCGCGCTCCGTCTGGCCGCCAGCCGCCCCGTCGCCGGTGTCATCGCCGTCAACCCCGGCCTGACGTTCGCCAACCCGGCCGCCCGCTTCGCCGGCGTGCTGCGCTACTTCATCAGGTCGACCCCGGCCATCGCGAACGACATCCGCAAACCGGGAATGGACGAACTGGCCTATGCCCGCACGCCGACGGCCGCGGTCCACCAGTTGGGGCTGCTCTTCGCCGACACGGCCAGCGCGCTGCCCCGCGTGACGGCGCCCGCGCTCGTCTTCCGCTCCGCGGTCGACCACGTGGTGCCGGAGTCCAGCACGGACCTGCTGCGCCGCCGGATCGGCTCGGCTGAGGTGGAGGTCGTGGAACTGGACAACAGCTACCACGTCGCAACCATGGACCACGACGCCGAACTCATCTTCGAGCGCTCGGCAGCGTTCATCGCGTCGGTGGCCGGCAGGAAGCACGCGCATGTCTGA
- a CDS encoding 1-acyl-sn-glycerol-3-phosphate acyltransferase has product MFYWVMKTIFVGPVVRLLFRPWIKGLDNLPDGPAILASNHLSFSDSIFLPVAVPRPVVFLAKSEYFTGRGLRGRLTAAFFRMTNQLPMDRSGGAASASSLSGGVDVLNEGGLLGIYPEGTRSPDGRLYRGKTGVAKLVLSTGVPVVPVAMIGTDKVQPIGRRIPNIRRVGTIIGKPLDFSRYKDLENDRFIQRSVTDEIMYEIMRLSGQEYVDAYASTVKARLAARKSGKGGADARAAAAVGLPETGAGGAPGAKAPGTVTIVGNPAAGAAGSSNLPAAAAPAATPGGERHGGQRPAAAPADGDAPGSEAPADSGPSSAGPAGKPELR; this is encoded by the coding sequence GTGTTCTATTGGGTGATGAAGACCATCTTCGTCGGACCGGTGGTGCGGCTGCTTTTCCGCCCCTGGATCAAAGGACTCGACAATCTGCCTGACGGGCCCGCGATCCTGGCCAGCAACCACCTTTCCTTCTCGGATTCGATCTTCCTGCCGGTCGCGGTTCCGCGGCCCGTGGTGTTCCTGGCCAAGTCCGAATACTTCACGGGCAGGGGACTCAGGGGGCGTCTCACGGCAGCCTTCTTCCGCATGACCAACCAGCTGCCGATGGATCGTTCCGGCGGCGCGGCCTCGGCCTCCTCGCTGTCCGGCGGGGTGGACGTGCTGAACGAGGGCGGGCTGCTGGGGATCTACCCCGAGGGCACGCGGAGCCCGGACGGCCGGCTGTACCGCGGCAAGACCGGCGTGGCCAAGCTGGTCCTCTCGACGGGCGTGCCCGTGGTCCCGGTCGCAATGATCGGCACGGACAAGGTCCAGCCGATCGGGCGGCGGATCCCCAACATCCGCCGCGTCGGCACGATCATTGGCAAGCCGCTCGATTTCAGCCGCTACAAGGACCTCGAGAACGACCGCTTCATTCAGCGGTCGGTCACCGACGAGATCATGTACGAAATCATGCGCCTGTCCGGACAGGAATACGTCGACGCCTACGCCAGCACCGTCAAGGCGCGGCTGGCGGCGCGGAAGTCCGGTAAGGGGGGTGCGGATGCGCGGGCGGCCGCCGCCGTCGGACTTCCCGAGACGGGTGCGGGCGGCGCGCCGGGTGCCAAGGCTCCCGGGACGGTCACCATCGTCGGCAACCCGGCCGCCGGCGCCGCCGGGTCCTCCAACCTGCCGGCGGCCGCGGCACCGGCTGCCACACCGGGCGGGGAACGTCACGGCGGGCAGCGTCCCGCGGCAGCACCGGCGGATGGGGATGCTCCGGGCAGCGAAGCGCCGGCTGACAGCGGCCCGTCCTCCGCCGGCCCTGCCGGCAAGCCGGAGCTCCGTTAG
- a CDS encoding class II 3-deoxy-7-phosphoheptulonate synthase: MTELPVAHPIASPQPGAAEYPGLDAWRDLPVVQQPTWADSEVHRAAVSELSSLPPLVFAGEVDLLRQRLADAAEGKAFLLQGGDCAETFEGATADKISARVRTILQMAVVLTYGASLPVIKMGRMAGQFAKPRSSNDETREGVTLPAYRGDMVNGYEFTPESRAHNANRMVQAYHTSASTLNLIRAFTQGGFADLRLVHHWNKGFTANPAHSRYESLAREIDRAVKFMDACGADFDALKRVEFFASHEALVLDYERALTRIDSRTGLPYGTSGHFLWIGERTRQLDGAHVDFLSRVRNPIGVKLGPTSSADDALRLIDKLDPQREPGRLTFITRMGAGNIREKLPALVEKVTASGAKVLWVTDPMHGNTVTSPNGYKTRNFDDVIDEVRGFFEVHHALGTFPGGLHVEMTGDDVAECLGGADPIDQHAFLERYESVCDPRLNHMQSLEMAFLVAGALGKRP, from the coding sequence GTGACTGAACTGCCTGTAGCCCACCCGATTGCCAGCCCGCAGCCCGGAGCCGCGGAATATCCCGGCCTTGACGCGTGGCGCGATTTGCCCGTTGTCCAGCAGCCGACGTGGGCCGATAGCGAGGTCCACCGTGCCGCGGTCTCCGAGCTATCGAGCCTGCCGCCGCTGGTCTTCGCCGGCGAGGTCGATCTCCTGCGCCAACGCCTGGCTGATGCCGCCGAGGGCAAGGCATTCCTGCTGCAGGGCGGCGATTGCGCCGAGACCTTCGAGGGTGCCACGGCGGACAAAATCAGTGCCCGCGTCCGCACCATCCTGCAGATGGCTGTCGTCCTGACCTACGGCGCGTCCCTGCCGGTCATCAAGATGGGCCGCATGGCCGGGCAGTTCGCCAAGCCCCGTTCGTCCAATGACGAGACCCGCGAGGGCGTGACCCTGCCGGCCTACCGCGGGGACATGGTGAACGGCTACGAGTTCACGCCGGAGTCCCGCGCCCACAACGCTAACCGAATGGTGCAGGCGTACCACACCTCCGCTTCGACCCTGAACCTGATCCGCGCCTTCACCCAGGGCGGCTTCGCGGATCTGCGGCTGGTCCATCACTGGAACAAGGGCTTTACAGCCAACCCGGCCCACTCCCGCTACGAGTCGCTAGCCCGCGAGATCGACCGCGCGGTCAAGTTCATGGACGCCTGCGGGGCGGACTTCGATGCCCTCAAGCGGGTGGAATTCTTCGCCAGCCACGAGGCGCTGGTGCTCGACTACGAGCGCGCCCTGACCCGCATCGATTCGCGCACCGGCCTTCCGTACGGCACGTCCGGCCACTTCCTCTGGATCGGCGAGAGGACCCGGCAGCTCGACGGGGCGCACGTGGACTTCTTGTCCCGGGTCCGCAATCCCATCGGCGTGAAGCTCGGGCCCACGAGCAGCGCGGACGACGCCCTGCGGCTCATCGACAAGCTGGATCCGCAGCGCGAGCCCGGCCGCCTGACCTTCATCACCCGGATGGGGGCTGGCAACATCCGCGAGAAGCTCCCGGCCCTGGTGGAGAAGGTCACGGCCAGCGGCGCCAAGGTGCTGTGGGTGACCGATCCGATGCACGGCAACACGGTGACTTCGCCGAACGGCTACAAGACCCGCAATTTCGACGACGTCATCGACGAGGTCCGCGGATTCTTCGAGGTGCACCATGCCCTGGGTACCTTCCCGGGCGGCCTGCATGTCGAAATGACGGGCGACGACGTCGCGGAATGCCTGGGCGGGGCCGATCCGATCGACCAGCATGCGTTCCTCGAGCGCTACGAGTCGGTCTGCGATCCCCGGCTGAACCACATGCAGTCGCTGGAGATGGCCTTCCTGGTCGCCGGCGCCCTCGGCAAGCGTCCCTGA
- the pknB gene encoding Stk1 family PASTA domain-containing Ser/Thr kinase: MQEHVTDAMVGATVDGRYLIQSRLARGGMSTVYLATDTRLDREVALKIMYPHLAEDPSFLERFVREAKSAARLSHPHVVGVQDQGFDGNVAYLAMEYVPGHTLRDVLREKGTLKPRLALALLDPVVEGLAAAHSAGLVHRDVKPENVLMSSDGRIKIGDFGLAKAASTTSNTGTLIGTVAYLSPELVTGSPADARSDVYSVGIMLFEMLTGRQPFSGDVPIQVAFQHVNSSVPAPSSLVPGLAPDLDELVLWCTAHDPEQRPIDANALLGELRHVRTTLSDADLDGHSAPPPPAPPAPTEAVPAPNPTEVLGRDPNRTTVIPPSYQHTQALTRPSEPAVRDAAPAAPTKRQARSQQRDLARQARRPEHSLRRNAGRRGLLWILVLALLAVLAASAGWFFGLGPGAAVDIPAVSGKPAGEAQSLLDGQGLNYRLEESFHEEFEEGVAIGTEPPAGGQVRRFETLTLMVSKGPELFDVPALEGLTAEEAQRELEGGNLVLGERKEAYDEAVPAGQVLAQDPAAGEQFRRGTPVDVTLSKGPRPFDVPQVTGLSQDDALAALQEAGLEADIAPEAVFDREVAEGDVAAQSPAEGSVVRGDTVTLTLSKGPRMVEVPDFVGEQVDDARRALEDLGFEVEVNEILGGFFGTVRAQDPVGTEVPEGSVVTLTVV, from the coding sequence GTGCAGGAACATGTCACGGACGCGATGGTCGGCGCCACGGTTGACGGGCGCTACCTGATCCAGTCACGCTTGGCCCGCGGGGGCATGTCGACGGTCTACCTGGCGACGGATACGCGCCTCGACCGGGAAGTCGCGCTGAAGATCATGTACCCGCATCTGGCCGAGGATCCGAGTTTCCTGGAACGTTTTGTCCGGGAAGCCAAGTCGGCCGCGCGGCTGTCGCATCCCCACGTCGTCGGCGTCCAGGACCAGGGATTCGACGGCAACGTCGCCTATCTGGCGATGGAATACGTGCCCGGCCACACGCTGCGGGACGTCCTGCGGGAGAAGGGGACTCTGAAGCCCCGCCTGGCGTTGGCCCTGCTGGATCCGGTGGTGGAGGGCCTGGCCGCCGCCCACAGCGCCGGCCTCGTCCACCGCGATGTCAAGCCGGAGAACGTGCTGATGTCCTCCGACGGCCGCATCAAGATCGGCGACTTCGGCCTGGCCAAAGCGGCTTCGACTACCTCGAATACGGGCACGCTGATCGGCACCGTCGCCTATCTTTCCCCTGAGCTGGTCACCGGCTCCCCCGCCGACGCGCGCAGCGACGTCTACTCGGTCGGCATCATGCTGTTCGAAATGCTGACCGGCAGGCAGCCGTTCTCCGGCGATGTCCCCATCCAGGTTGCGTTCCAGCACGTCAATTCCTCGGTCCCCGCACCGTCGTCCCTGGTGCCCGGGCTCGCGCCGGACCTGGACGAACTGGTGCTGTGGTGCACCGCCCACGACCCGGAACAGCGGCCGATAGACGCCAACGCCCTGCTCGGCGAGCTGCGGCACGTGCGCACGACGTTGAGCGACGCGGACCTCGACGGCCACAGTGCACCGCCGCCTCCCGCGCCCCCTGCCCCGACGGAGGCCGTGCCCGCGCCGAACCCGACGGAAGTGCTCGGCAGGGACCCGAACCGCACAACCGTGATACCGCCGTCGTACCAGCACACCCAGGCCCTCACCCGGCCATCCGAGCCGGCCGTGCGGGACGCCGCGCCCGCCGCTCCTACGAAACGGCAGGCACGCTCGCAGCAGCGGGACCTGGCCCGCCAAGCGCGCCGGCCGGAACACTCCCTGCGCCGGAACGCGGGGCGCCGCGGCCTGCTGTGGATCCTGGTGCTCGCGCTGCTGGCGGTCCTGGCTGCATCCGCGGGGTGGTTCTTCGGGCTCGGCCCCGGCGCCGCCGTCGACATTCCGGCGGTATCCGGCAAACCGGCCGGCGAAGCACAGTCCCTGCTGGACGGCCAGGGCCTGAACTACCGGCTCGAGGAGTCTTTCCACGAGGAATTCGAAGAGGGCGTCGCCATCGGCACCGAGCCGCCCGCCGGCGGGCAGGTCCGGCGTTTCGAAACGCTGACGCTCATGGTTTCCAAGGGGCCCGAACTATTCGACGTTCCGGCCCTCGAGGGGCTGACGGCCGAAGAGGCGCAACGCGAACTTGAGGGCGGCAATCTGGTCCTGGGCGAGCGGAAAGAGGCGTACGACGAGGCGGTCCCCGCGGGCCAGGTACTGGCGCAGGATCCGGCTGCCGGAGAACAATTCCGCCGCGGGACGCCGGTGGACGTGACACTGTCCAAGGGACCTCGGCCTTTCGACGTCCCGCAGGTCACCGGGCTGAGCCAGGACGACGCTTTAGCCGCCCTTCAGGAGGCCGGGCTGGAGGCAGACATCGCCCCGGAGGCGGTTTTCGACCGGGAAGTGGCCGAAGGAGACGTGGCCGCGCAGAGCCCCGCCGAGGGCAGCGTGGTGCGCGGCGATACCGTGACGCTGACACTCTCGAAGGGCCCGCGGATGGTCGAGGTGCCGGACTTCGTCGGCGAACAGGTCGATGACGCCCGGCGGGCCCTCGAAGACCTGGGGTTCGAGGTCGAGGTCAATGAGATCCTCGGCGGATTCTTCGGCACCGTCCGGGCGCAGGATCCGGTAGGAACGGAAGTTCCGGAAGGCTCGGTCGTCACGCTGACCGTGGTGTAG
- a CDS encoding lytic transglycosylase domain-containing protein: MTDQRPFTRNRAESRTPAQSSRALLSAAATAAIPAVVLSSAALAVPAQAAEMPPRAMLQPKLAGPDLPVNRGTMIPASDVAVQLPSALRPALRATPATHTVKAGDTVSGIAAKYGLSVSKVLGANGLKANSVIYPGQKIKLGSGSSSAGGSAAASAASSSSKTYTVKAGDTLSGIASRHNMGLSKILSLNGLETSSVIYPGQKIKVSGSAAAGGTQAPASTVSSARSSTYTVKAGDTLSGIASRHNMGLSKILSLNGLKTSSIIYPGQKIKVSGTAAAASTASGPAASVSAVAPIAKTYTVKAGDTLYGIALKHKTTLSKLLQSSGLKSGSVIHPGQKIRLPGSGGSSSVSTASSGQLVPDSFLHYTYPDAVVAKANENKRLLLSTPQPSQAQMKSIIAQTARSMGVDPALALAHAYQESGFQQTAVSPANAIGAMQVIPSSGDWASDLVGRKLNLLDPYDNATAGIAIIRSLVRTSDSLDKAIASYYQGQYSVSKHGMYPDTKAYVKAVKSHMKSFK; the protein is encoded by the coding sequence ATGACTGACCAGCGCCCGTTCACCCGCAACCGCGCCGAAAGCCGGACTCCCGCCCAGTCCTCGCGCGCGCTCCTATCGGCCGCCGCCACCGCCGCGATTCCCGCCGTCGTCCTTTCCTCGGCCGCCTTGGCCGTCCCTGCCCAGGCCGCCGAGATGCCGCCCCGGGCGATGCTGCAGCCGAAACTGGCCGGCCCCGACCTTCCCGTGAACCGCGGCACCATGATTCCTGCCTCGGACGTTGCCGTACAGCTCCCGTCAGCGCTCCGGCCCGCACTGCGGGCGACGCCTGCGACGCACACCGTCAAGGCAGGCGACACTGTCAGCGGCATCGCGGCCAAGTACGGGCTGAGCGTCTCGAAGGTCCTCGGCGCGAACGGCCTGAAGGCCAACTCAGTCATCTACCCCGGCCAGAAGATTAAGCTGGGCAGCGGTTCCTCGTCTGCCGGCGGCTCCGCCGCCGCGTCCGCGGCTTCCTCCTCGTCGAAGACCTACACGGTCAAGGCCGGGGACACCCTGTCCGGCATCGCCTCCCGCCACAACATGGGCCTGAGCAAGATCCTTTCGCTCAACGGCCTGGAAACCTCCTCGGTTATCTACCCGGGCCAGAAAATCAAGGTCAGCGGCAGCGCCGCTGCCGGCGGCACCCAGGCCCCCGCCTCCACGGTTTCGTCGGCCCGGTCCTCCACCTACACGGTCAAGGCCGGCGACACCCTGTCCGGCATCGCCTCCCGCCACAACATGGGCCTGAGCAAGATCCTCTCGCTCAACGGCCTGAAGACCAGCTCAATCATCTATCCCGGCCAGAAGATCAAGGTCAGCGGGACCGCGGCGGCCGCCTCCACCGCGTCCGGCCCCGCGGCCTCCGTCTCGGCGGTCGCCCCGATTGCCAAGACCTACACGGTCAAGGCCGGGGACACCCTGTACGGCATCGCGCTGAAGCACAAGACGACCCTGAGCAAACTGCTTCAGTCCAGCGGCCTGAAGTCGGGCTCCGTCATCCACCCGGGCCAGAAGATCAGGCTGCCCGGTTCCGGCGGATCCAGCTCGGTGTCGACCGCCTCCTCGGGACAACTCGTGCCGGACAGCTTCCTGCATTACACCTACCCGGATGCTGTCGTGGCCAAGGCCAACGAAAACAAGCGCCTGCTGCTCTCGACTCCGCAGCCGAGCCAGGCTCAGATGAAGTCGATCATCGCGCAGACCGCCCGCAGCATGGGCGTTGATCCGGCGCTAGCACTGGCACATGCGTACCAGGAATCCGGCTTCCAGCAGACGGCCGTCTCCCCGGCCAACGCCATCGGGGCCATGCAGGTGATCCCGTCCTCCGGCGACTGGGCGTCCGACCTCGTCGGACGCAAGCTGAACCTGCTGGATCCCTACGACAACGCCACGGCCGGCATCGCGATCATCCGGTCCCTGGTGCGCACCAGCGACTCGCTGGACAAGGCGATCGCGTCCTACTATCAGGGCCAGTACTCGGTGTCGAAGCACGGCATGTATCCGGACACGAAGGCCTACGTGAAAGCCGTCAAGTCCCACATGAAGAGCTTCAAGTAA
- a CDS encoding Rv2175c family DNA-binding protein, with protein sequence MSELESLITEWLPLPDVAERLGLPIKKVHSLLEERALVAARVGERSIRSVPAEFLLEDRLMDSLKGTISVLSDAGYNDEEILRWLFTEDDSLPGRPVDALRQGRKTEIRRRAQALGW encoded by the coding sequence GTGAGTGAACTTGAATCGTTGATAACCGAATGGCTCCCGCTCCCCGACGTGGCGGAACGCCTGGGCCTGCCCATTAAGAAGGTCCACAGCCTCCTGGAGGAACGCGCGCTAGTAGCCGCCCGCGTCGGGGAGAGGAGCATCAGGTCGGTTCCGGCGGAATTCCTGCTGGAGGACCGGCTAATGGACAGCCTGAAGGGGACCATCTCCGTATTGTCCGACGCCGGGTACAACGACGAGGAAATCCTCCGCTGGCTCTTCACGGAGGATGACTCCCTGCCGGGCCGGCCGGTGGACGCCCTGCGGCAGGGCCGCAAGACGGAGATCCGCAGGCGAGCACAGGCCTTGGGCTGGTAG
- a CDS encoding polyprenyl synthetase family protein, producing the protein MQLPDPQSLPAAAGAGADEAVAGVGGAAAEQDGYRTLLSERMAGFLDLQRGQLQEVSSDASELVDAIAQLADGGKRLRALLSYWGWRGAGGARLADDAVQAGVAIELFQAAALIHDDIIDRSATRRGKPSVHRRFELNHAERGWALDPAHFGQAAAILTGDLCLSFSEEVFAGIPAASGSARLIFNRMRTEVMAGQYLDVLEEVAGPGRPSGEAVDRALRILRYKSAKYSSEHPLCLGGALAGAGPQLIAAYSAFSLPLGEAFQIRDDVLGVFGDPATTGKPAGDDLREGKRTVLIGLAVDRCSPAEAEFIQAKLGLPDLSDGEIDSLRAIIESCGALAEAESMISAFSSDAYSALEKLPVEDTVAGALRALADRAVQRTS; encoded by the coding sequence TTGCAGCTGCCCGACCCGCAGTCCCTTCCCGCCGCCGCAGGAGCCGGCGCAGACGAAGCCGTAGCGGGCGTTGGCGGAGCCGCCGCGGAGCAGGACGGCTACCGAACGCTGCTCTCGGAGCGCATGGCCGGGTTCCTCGACCTGCAGCGGGGCCAGCTGCAGGAAGTCTCCAGCGATGCGTCCGAACTCGTGGATGCCATTGCCCAACTGGCCGACGGCGGCAAACGCTTGCGGGCGCTGCTTTCCTACTGGGGCTGGCGCGGGGCGGGCGGTGCCCGGCTGGCAGACGACGCCGTGCAGGCCGGCGTGGCCATCGAGCTCTTCCAGGCTGCCGCCCTGATCCACGACGACATCATCGACCGCTCGGCCACCCGGCGTGGAAAGCCGAGCGTGCACCGCAGGTTCGAGCTCAACCACGCTGAGCGGGGCTGGGCGCTCGACCCGGCCCACTTCGGTCAGGCCGCCGCCATCCTGACCGGCGACCTCTGCCTGTCCTTCAGCGAGGAGGTGTTCGCCGGGATCCCGGCAGCCTCGGGGTCCGCGCGACTGATTTTCAACCGGATGCGCACGGAAGTCATGGCTGGGCAGTACCTCGACGTCCTGGAAGAGGTTGCCGGACCGGGGCGCCCCTCCGGCGAAGCGGTGGACCGGGCCCTTCGGATCCTGCGGTACAAGTCGGCGAAGTACTCCAGCGAGCATCCGCTGTGCCTCGGCGGAGCCCTTGCCGGCGCCGGACCGCAACTGATCGCCGCCTACTCCGCCTTCAGCCTTCCGCTCGGCGAGGCTTTCCAGATCCGCGACGATGTCCTCGGCGTCTTCGGCGACCCTGCCACCACCGGCAAGCCCGCCGGCGACGACCTGCGCGAAGGCAAGCGCACGGTCCTGATCGGACTGGCCGTCGACCGCTGCTCACCCGCGGAGGCGGAGTTCATCCAGGCCAAGCTGGGCTTGCCCGATCTTAGCGACGGCGAAATCGACAGCCTGCGCGCCATTATCGAGAGCTGCGGGGCACTGGCCGAAGCCGAGTCAATGATTTCCGCCTTCAGTTCCGACGCCTATTCCGCGCTGGAAAAGCTACCGGTGGAGGACACGGTGGCCGGGGCATTGCGCGCCCTAGCCGACCGCGCCGTGCAGCGCACGTCCTGA
- the dinB gene encoding DNA polymerase IV produces MGASQRNERVIMHVDMDAFFVSVELLERPDLVGAPVIVGSPTGRSVVLSASYEARRYGVRSAMPMARAQQMCPQAEIIAPHHWKYQEASARIMEIFRTMTPDVEQLSVDEAFLDVTGSIRRLGQPLEIGRLIRATIRGELGIPATVGIASSKFVAKIASTHAKPDGLLLVPPERTVQFLHTLPVEALWGVGAKTSAVLARQGIRTVADLAHTPEQTLRRLLGATGEHVFRLAWGIDDRKVTPERVEKSIGAEETFAEDVDDTAVLERELLRLAHRTAVRLRSAGLQCRGVALKLRYADFTTLSRSRRLVEPADSAHELYAAAVAQLAALGTRPMAVRLIGLRAEQLEPAAGGYQLSIDGSEDSWRSAEAALDKVNSKFGSGGVLPASLLPQPHRPDPGGRGAVEPASRPTEAARRGEPTGP; encoded by the coding sequence GTGGGTGCAAGCCAGCGGAATGAGCGCGTCATCATGCATGTAGACATGGACGCGTTCTTCGTCTCTGTCGAATTGCTGGAACGGCCCGACCTGGTGGGCGCACCGGTCATCGTGGGTTCTCCGACCGGGCGCTCGGTGGTGCTGTCGGCGTCCTACGAAGCGCGGCGGTACGGAGTGCGCTCCGCCATGCCCATGGCGAGGGCCCAGCAGATGTGTCCGCAGGCCGAGATCATTGCCCCGCATCACTGGAAGTACCAGGAGGCGTCGGCCCGGATCATGGAGATCTTCCGGACGATGACTCCCGACGTTGAGCAGCTCAGCGTCGACGAAGCCTTCCTGGACGTGACCGGGTCCATCCGCAGGCTGGGCCAGCCGCTGGAGATCGGGCGCCTGATCAGGGCAACAATCCGCGGGGAGCTCGGCATCCCTGCAACCGTCGGCATCGCCTCCAGCAAGTTCGTGGCCAAGATCGCCTCGACGCATGCAAAGCCCGACGGGCTGCTGCTCGTGCCGCCGGAGCGCACCGTGCAGTTCCTGCACACCCTGCCTGTGGAAGCGCTCTGGGGCGTGGGAGCGAAGACGAGCGCAGTCCTGGCCCGCCAGGGCATCAGGACCGTTGCGGATCTCGCCCACACCCCTGAGCAGACTCTCAGGCGGCTGTTGGGCGCCACCGGCGAGCACGTGTTCCGCCTGGCCTGGGGCATTGATGACCGGAAGGTCACGCCCGAACGGGTGGAAAAGAGCATCGGGGCGGAAGAGACTTTCGCCGAAGACGTGGACGATACGGCCGTGCTGGAGCGCGAACTGCTGCGCCTGGCGCATCGAACGGCGGTGCGGCTGAGGTCCGCCGGGCTGCAGTGCAGGGGAGTAGCGCTGAAACTTCGCTACGCGGACTTTACGACGTTGAGCCGCTCGCGCCGCCTGGTGGAACCGGCGGACAGCGCGCACGAGCTTTATGCCGCCGCGGTGGCCCAGCTCGCCGCACTGGGTACGCGGCCCATGGCGGTGCGGCTCATCGGGCTGCGTGCGGAGCAACTCGAACCCGCGGCCGGCGGATACCAGCTCAGCATCGACGGCAGCGAGGACAGCTGGCGCAGCGCCGAGGCAGCGCTGGACAAGGTCAACAGCAAGTTCGGCAGCGGCGGCGTGCTGCCCGCATCGCTTTTGCCGCAGCCGCACCGTCCTGATCCCGGTGGACGCGGGGCCGTGGAGCCGGCGTCCCGGCCGACGGAAGCGGCCCGGCGGGGAGAGCCGACGGGGCCCTGA
- a CDS encoding DUF3040 domain-containing protein, with protein sequence MPLSEHEQRLLDQLEQQLHADDPKFASHMESASGRSLSTRQIVVGSLVAVAGILILLIGISSQIIALGVLGFLVMGAGVYWATSRRSGGKAGTGGRKASKQPKGGGFMSSLEEKWDERRQGEDH encoded by the coding sequence ATGCCACTCTCAGAGCATGAGCAGCGGCTGTTGGATCAGTTGGAGCAGCAGCTGCATGCCGACGATCCGAAGTTTGCCAGCCACATGGAATCGGCATCCGGGCGGTCGCTGTCGACCCGCCAGATTGTGGTTGGGTCGCTTGTCGCCGTGGCCGGAATCCTCATTCTGCTCATTGGTATTTCCAGCCAGATCATTGCTCTGGGTGTGCTCGGCTTCCTGGTGATGGGCGCCGGCGTGTATTGGGCGACCAGCAGGCGTTCCGGCGGCAAGGCCGGAACGGGCGGCCGCAAGGCTTCCAAGCAGCCTAAGGGCGGCGGCTTCATGTCGTCGCTCGAAGAGAAGTGGGACGAGCGACGCCAGGGAGAGGACCATTAG